The following coding sequences lie in one Marinobacter antarcticus genomic window:
- a CDS encoding D-alanyl-D-alanine carboxypeptidase family protein has protein sequence MALKSVFRSLSFITTSLAFVLMLSVSAKAMSQTVLIPSPPQIAGSSYVLMDPKSGRIIMEENSNERLPPASLTKMMTAYIVERELDEGRINMSDMVPISVKAWKTEGSRTFVKEGTSVSVEDLLKGVVIQSGNDATVALAEFVAGSEGAFVDIMNQQAQLLGMKDTNFVNATGLPATDHFSTAYDLAVLARAIINDYPENYPIYAEKHFTYNNIRQPNRNSLLWRDDSVDGLKTGHTEEAGYCLVASAKRNDTRFIATVMGTSSSQSRSQEIQKMLNYGFRYFESERLFRAGQELIEAKVWGGQSDNLSVGMLEDAYVTIARGSRDSLESSVDLDAVIKAPVQAGDELGRVKVSFNGEVLIDQPVLALTDVPEGGLFKRVWDAIKLFFIQLFQ, from the coding sequence ATGGCATTAAAATCAGTTTTTCGCTCGCTCTCTTTTATTACTACGTCTCTCGCCTTTGTGTTGATGCTTTCGGTATCAGCCAAAGCCATGTCCCAGACTGTGCTGATTCCGTCTCCGCCACAGATTGCTGGCAGCTCCTACGTGCTTATGGATCCGAAAAGCGGTCGCATTATTATGGAGGAGAACAGTAACGAGAGGCTGCCGCCGGCCAGTCTGACCAAAATGATGACGGCATACATTGTTGAGCGTGAGCTGGACGAGGGCCGGATCAATATGTCCGACATGGTTCCAATTAGCGTAAAGGCCTGGAAAACAGAAGGTTCCCGCACATTTGTCAAAGAAGGCACCAGCGTCTCCGTAGAGGATCTCCTCAAAGGCGTTGTCATCCAGTCCGGCAATGATGCAACAGTTGCGCTGGCGGAGTTTGTTGCGGGCAGTGAGGGAGCGTTCGTTGATATTATGAATCAGCAGGCTCAGCTGCTTGGCATGAAGGATACCAACTTCGTGAATGCTACGGGTCTGCCCGCTACCGATCACTTCTCCACCGCGTATGATCTTGCCGTTCTGGCGCGCGCGATTATTAATGATTACCCGGAGAATTATCCGATCTACGCGGAGAAGCACTTTACTTACAACAATATTCGGCAGCCTAACCGCAACAGCTTGTTGTGGCGCGATGACAGTGTTGACGGCCTGAAAACCGGTCATACCGAAGAGGCCGGGTATTGCCTGGTTGCCTCCGCGAAACGCAACGACACCCGCTTTATTGCGACGGTAATGGGTACCAGCAGTTCACAGTCGCGGTCACAGGAAATTCAGAAAATGCTGAACTATGGGTTCCGCTACTTTGAGAGCGAGCGTTTGTTCCGCGCTGGCCAGGAGCTGATTGAAGCCAAGGTATGGGGCGGTCAGTCGGATAATCTATCTGTGGGTATGCTTGAAGATGCTTACGTGACCATTGCCCGCGGATCCCGTGACAGCCTGGAGTCCAGCGTGGATCTCGATGCGGTAATCAAGGCGCCGGTTCAGGCCGGCGATGAGCTCGGGCGAGTGAAGGTGTCGTTCAACGGTGAGGTACTGATAGATCAGCCGGTGCTCGCGCTGACTGACGTTCCCGAGGGTGGCCTGTTCAAGCGTGTTTGGGATGCCATCAAGCTGTTTTTTATTCAGCTATTTCAGTAA
- a CDS encoding septal ring lytic transglycosylase RlpA family protein — protein MISNRLRLWSVVSTALALAGCASAPTPAGTDHSSRYTISQDRAPKGNFDASGLSDAVPVYQAPVRAGNKSPYTVWGKHYSVLGSNDGYVARGTASWYGEKFHGHKTSNGETFDMYQMSAAHKSLRIPGYARVTNLDNGRTVVVRVNDRGPFHGDRLIDLSYAAAKKLGYQSHGTARVEVASITVKPDGSMFIAGQPFALDGQSTVQSAPATENAIAVNDGQGASGGLFVQLGSFSSRDPAEKLQIRAKSLLSNPVRVRAIDTASGRFHRVQVGPFQDEGSARKTQSLLEARGFLQSIVLTDSH, from the coding sequence GTGATATCAAATCGTTTACGTTTATGGTCGGTGGTATCGACAGCTCTGGCACTGGCCGGCTGCGCTTCGGCACCGACTCCGGCCGGCACCGATCATTCGTCACGTTATACGATTTCCCAGGACCGAGCGCCCAAGGGAAACTTTGATGCCTCCGGGTTGTCAGATGCCGTACCCGTTTATCAGGCGCCGGTCAGAGCCGGAAACAAATCGCCTTATACGGTTTGGGGCAAGCACTATTCAGTGTTGGGCAGCAACGATGGCTATGTTGCTCGTGGTACCGCAAGCTGGTACGGCGAGAAGTTTCATGGCCACAAGACGTCTAACGGCGAAACCTTCGACATGTATCAGATGTCAGCCGCTCATAAATCCCTGAGGATTCCGGGGTACGCAAGAGTGACCAACCTGGATAATGGCCGTACAGTGGTTGTCCGGGTCAATGATCGGGGCCCGTTTCATGGCGACCGGCTGATTGATTTGTCCTATGCGGCGGCCAAGAAACTGGGTTACCAGTCGCACGGAACTGCCCGGGTAGAGGTAGCATCGATTACAGTAAAGCCGGATGGAAGTATGTTCATTGCGGGTCAGCCTTTTGCTCTCGATGGACAGTCGACAGTGCAGTCAGCTCCCGCAACGGAAAATGCTATCGCCGTAAATGATGGGCAGGGTGCCAGCGGCGGGCTGTTTGTTCAGCTTGGTTCGTTCAGCAGTCGTGACCCTGCAGAGAAATTGCAGATTCGCGCCAAGAGCTTACTCAGCAACCCTGTGCGGGTGCGTGCTATAGATACCGCCTCCGGGCGTTTTCACCGGGTACAGGTTGGCCCTTTTCAGGACGAAGGTAGTGCGAGAAAGACCCAGAGCCTGCTGGAAGCAAGAGGGTTTTTGCAGTCAATTGTGCTGACCGATTCTCACTGA